The region AACGATTCTTCAAAAGAAGCATTAGAAAATATTCTAAAAAAACTACAAAAAGATTCAAATGTAGTTTTATTACAAGAATATGATGATATCTTTGATAATCCACATACTGCTCAAGTTAGAACAACTGCATCATACTACCATGAAGGTATAGAAAGTGGTAGAAAAAGAGTTGAAATGCAAAACTTTTTAGCAAAAACAAAAATAAGAAGAGATGAAAAAGTTTATTCTGACTATGAAGATAATATTGGATTTATTTTTACAGTGCTAAATGAACTTTGTGAACTACAAGCAAAAGGATATGATGAATATAAAAGTACTGTTCATTGTATTTTTGAACAGATTTTAAATGAGTTTGTAGATGAATTTTCAAAAGAGTTATATGAGCATAACAGTTCTGATATTTATAAAGATGTTATTGTTGTATTAAAAGCATTTATTGAGTTTGAAAGACTTTATTTAGAAGTTTCAAAACCAATTATAAAACAAAAACCATCTATAAGTAAAAAAGAAGAGTCTATTTCTGAAGAAGAAAAAGAGAGAAGAGCTAGAAATAAAGCTATGAAAGCACTTGGACCAAAAAATAATCAAGATGAATCTTGTCCGGTATTTGTAGCATCAAATGTTGAGGATGACATTTAGCCATCCTTTTTCATGGGCTTCAAATAAGACAAATTAATTTGTCTTATTTGAGTCTCATCAAAAGGGGACTAATCACAATTAAAGGAGACAGCTATGCAAGAGAGTAGAAGAAATTTTGCCAAAAAAACTGCGATAGTTGTTGGTGCTACTGCTGTGGGTGCCACTGCGTTAGCTGCTGCTAACAGTTCTTCTGTAAGAGAAGCAGATTCGAATGGTGTTGTTATAGGACACTCACCTAAAAAAGAGGTTCTATATAAAAAATCTAAAGCTTGGGAAGAGTTTTATAAACAAGCTTTATAATAAAAGTCAAAGGGGTTTTATATGTCACAAAGTACATATGAAGCACTGAATGCAAGAGTAGGGAGAAGAGCTTTTATTAAAATGGCTGCTATTGCTACTGCTGCAGGTGCTACTAGCGCTTTGGCAAATGATGGTGTAACTAGAGAGGCTACGGCTGAGGAAGTAAAAAATCCTTTCCCAGGGTCTACAAAAGTTAAAACTATCTGTAATGCATGCTCTGTTGGGTGTGGTATTATTGCTGAAGTACATAACGGTGTTTGGGTAAGACAAGAGGTTGCACAAGACCATCCTATTTCATTAGGTGGGCATTGTTGTAAAGGTGCTGATATGATTGATATGGTTAGGTCTGAAGTTAGACTTAAACATCCAATGGTAAAAGAGAAAGGTAAATGGAAAAGAATCTCTTGGGATGAAGCCTATACTAGAATCTCTGATAAAATGAACGAACTACATAATACTGTAGGTTCAGATGCGGTTCAATTTTTAGGATCAGCGAAAATGAATTCAGAGCAAGCTTATTATTTTAGAAAGTTTGCTGCAATGTATGGAACAAACAATATAGATCATCAAGCTAGAATCTGACATAGTGCAACAGTTGCCGGTGTGGCAAATACATGGGGTTATGGCGCTATGACTAACTCACTTGGAGATATCCAAAACGCAAAAGCTATTATTATATTTGGAGCAAATCCTGCGGTTAATCACCCAGTTGGTTTCGGACATTTTTTAAAAGCTAAAGAAAGAAATAATGCGAAAATTATTGTTGTTGATCCAGTTTATACAAAAACTGCTGCAAAAGCGGATCATTACTGTAGAGTAAGACCTGGTACAGATATTCCATTTATGTATGGAATGTTACATCTTATCTTCAAAAATGGATGGCATAATGAAAGTTTCATTAACGATAGAGTTTATGGAATGGACGATGTTATGGAAGAAGCTAAAAAGTGGACTCCAGAGTTAGTTGAAGATGTTACAGGAGTTCCTGCTGATAAATTAATTCAAATAACAAGATTATATGCTAAAAACACTCCAGGTACATTAATCTGGGCAATGGGTTTAACACAACATACTATTGGTTCATCTAATACAAGATTAGCTCCAATTTTACAACTTGCTCTTGGAAATATGGGACAAGAAGGTGGTGGAACTAACATCTTAAGAGGACACGATAATGTTCAAGGTGCTACAGATATGGGTTGTTTATCTGATACACTTCCAGGATATTACGGATTATCTGAAGGTTCATGGAAATATTTTGCTAAATCTTGGGGAATTGATTTTGAATGGCTACAAGGTAGATTTAAATCACCTGAATGGATGGGTAAAAAAGGTTTCACATTAGCTAGATGGTGGGCTGGTGTACTTGATGGTAAAAATGGTAATGACAAAATTGACAATGCTGGAACAAACTTAAAAGCTTTATTTGTAATGGGTAATGGTATTACTTCAATTGCACAACAAGCTAAAGTTAAAGAGGGTCTTGACAATTTAGAAATGTTAGTTATCAGTGATCCATTTGTAAATGAAGCTGCTATTTTAACTGATAAACAAGATGATGTATTTATTTTACCTGCTGCAACACAGTTTGAAACAAGTGGTACAGTTGTAGCTACAAATAGAACTGCACAATGGAGAAATAAAGTTATTGAACCAATGTATGAGTCTAAAACAGACCATGAAGTTTTATTTGAATTATCAAAAAGACTTGGTTTTTATGAACAATATACTGCAGCTATGAGAGGTGATAAAAAAGACTTTACATGGCCAGAAGATGCAACTAATGAGATTGCAAGAATCATTAAAACTATTGGTTTAACTGGATGGACAGCAGAAAGAGTTAAAAAACATACTGAAAATTGGCATATGTTTGACCAAATCTCTGGTAGAGGTTATGGTGAAATGAAAGGTGAATATTATGGATTACCATGGCCTTGTTGGACAGAAAAACACTCTGGAAGTCCAATTCTTTATAACATCGACAGAAGTGTTGCTGACGGTGGTATGGGATTCAGAAATAGATTTGGATTGGAGCATGATGGAGTTTCTCAATTAGCAGGAAAAGGTAGTGCACCAAAAGGTTCAGCTAATCCTAATGGTTATCCAGAAATTACAAGAGATAACATTGAAGAGGTTCTTGGAATCAAATTAACTGAAGATGAAAAACAAAGAATTGGTAAAAACTGGAAAGTTGATACTTCAAATATTATTGCTGAAAAATGTATGGAAGCAGGTGTTGCACCTTATGGAAATGCAAGAGCAAGAGCAAAAGTATGGACATTCCCAGATCAAATTCCAA is a window of Halarcobacter sp. DNA encoding:
- a CDS encoding molecular chaperone TorD family protein gives rise to the protein MTKIVLFSDKQKLFFIYEEIMKEEEINKARAIYYKIFSSFFVYTKDSDRYFNLLNLLNIVRENPLNDSSKEALENILKKLQKDSNVVLLQEYDDIFDNPHTAQVRTTASYYHEGIESGRKRVEMQNFLAKTKIRRDEKVYSDYEDNIGFIFTVLNELCELQAKGYDEYKSTVHCIFEQILNEFVDEFSKELYEHNSSDIYKDVIVVLKAFIEFERLYLEVSKPIIKQKPSISKKEESISEEEKERRARNKAMKALGPKNNQDESCPVFVASNVEDDI
- a CDS encoding Tat pathway signal protein translates to MQESRRNFAKKTAIVVGATAVGATALAAANSSSVREADSNGVVIGHSPKKEVLYKKSKAWEEFYKQAL
- a CDS encoding formate dehydrogenase subunit alpha, producing MSQSTYEALNARVGRRAFIKMAAIATAAGATSALANDGVTREATAEEVKNPFPGSTKVKTICNACSVGCGIIAEVHNGVWVRQEVAQDHPISLGGHCCKGADMIDMVRSEVRLKHPMVKEKGKWKRISWDEAYTRISDKMNELHNTVGSDAVQFLGSAKMNSEQAYYFRKFAAMYGTNNIDHQARIUHSATVAGVANTWGYGAMTNSLGDIQNAKAIIIFGANPAVNHPVGFGHFLKAKERNNAKIIVVDPVYTKTAAKADHYCRVRPGTDIPFMYGMLHLIFKNGWHNESFINDRVYGMDDVMEEAKKWTPELVEDVTGVPADKLIQITRLYAKNTPGTLIWAMGLTQHTIGSSNTRLAPILQLALGNMGQEGGGTNILRGHDNVQGATDMGCLSDTLPGYYGLSEGSWKYFAKSWGIDFEWLQGRFKSPEWMGKKGFTLARWWAGVLDGKNGNDKIDNAGTNLKALFVMGNGITSIAQQAKVKEGLDNLEMLVISDPFVNEAAILTDKQDDVFILPAATQFETSGTVVATNRTAQWRNKVIEPMYESKTDHEVLFELSKRLGFYEQYTAAMRGDKKDFTWPEDATNEIARIIKTIGLTGWTAERVKKHTENWHMFDQISGRGYGEMKGEYYGLPWPCWTEKHSGSPILYNIDRSVADGGMGFRNRFGLEHDGVSQLAGKGSAPKGSANPNGYPEITRDNIEEVLGIKLTEDEKQRIGKNWKVDTSNIIAEKCMEAGVAPYGNARARAKVWTFPDQIPMHREPLHSPRADLVKKYPSYADKGNHFRVDTKYVSKQAEKDWSKEFPINLVTARLVNMNGAGMENRASKYLAALTPEMFCNINPDLAGRMGIRDGSMMWIHSPEGTKIKVKAKYSHAVSEDRVWLPFHFAGHFQGEDLSQKYPEGLKPYAVGESANTVTNYGYDIITQIPETKGGLCRVEPA